A part of Brachybacterium faecium DSM 4810 genomic DNA contains:
- a CDS encoding transcriptional regulator (PFAM: Periplasmic binding proteins and sugar binding domain of the LacI family; Bacterial regulatory proteins, lacI family), producing the protein MPEPARSGPPRPPTLRDVAELAGVSIKTVSNVVNDFPHVRASTRERVQEAILTVGYRPQAAAQQLRTGASRMITLALPSLKFTYFSDIAQDFIDEAQLRGQTVMLHSTSAGREEERNVLNGFKRVIGDGLIFNPLLLEEELFARMERTPQPTVFIGEHLPETLPAGCDYVKIDNVAAARDATSHLLAGGRMRVAFIGAIDSPQGKQPHSSGSLRRDGYLAALEAHGQGAGAAIVQAVDDWHRQDGADGVEALLAHHPGIDGIVCGNDDLAIGVMARLRQHGIRVPEDVAVIGYDDTLDAPYSSPPLTTISPDKKVLASTALDLLAERIQGYDGPPRVVETPYSLVVRGSTPALPERKGS; encoded by the coding sequence ATGCCAGAACCCGCCCGCTCCGGCCCGCCGCGCCCGCCCACGCTGCGCGACGTCGCCGAGCTCGCCGGGGTCTCCATCAAGACCGTCTCGAACGTGGTCAACGACTTCCCCCACGTGCGGGCCTCGACGCGGGAGCGGGTGCAGGAGGCGATCCTCACCGTCGGCTACCGCCCGCAGGCGGCCGCGCAGCAGCTGCGCACCGGCGCCAGCCGCATGATCACGCTCGCGCTGCCCTCGCTGAAGTTCACCTACTTCTCCGACATCGCCCAGGACTTCATCGACGAGGCGCAGCTGCGCGGCCAGACGGTGATGCTGCACTCGACCTCCGCCGGCCGGGAGGAGGAGCGCAACGTCCTCAACGGCTTCAAACGCGTCATCGGCGACGGGCTCATCTTCAACCCGCTGCTGCTCGAGGAGGAGCTGTTCGCGCGGATGGAGCGCACCCCGCAGCCGACGGTGTTCATCGGCGAGCACCTGCCCGAGACCCTCCCCGCCGGCTGCGACTACGTGAAGATCGACAACGTCGCCGCCGCCCGCGACGCGACCTCCCACCTGCTGGCCGGCGGTCGCATGCGCGTCGCCTTCATCGGCGCGATCGACTCCCCGCAGGGCAAGCAGCCGCACAGCTCGGGCAGCCTGCGCCGGGACGGCTACCTCGCCGCTCTCGAAGCCCACGGCCAGGGCGCCGGGGCCGCGATCGTGCAGGCCGTCGACGACTGGCACCGACAGGACGGCGCCGACGGCGTCGAGGCGCTGCTCGCGCACCATCCCGGGATCGACGGGATCGTGTGCGGCAACGACGACCTCGCCATCGGCGTGATGGCGCGGCTGCGCCAGCACGGCATCCGCGTGCCCGAGGACGTGGCCGTGATCGGCTACGACGACACCCTCGACGCGCCCTACTCCTCCCCGCCGTTGACAACCATCTCCCCGGACAAGAAGGTTCTTGCCAGCACCGCGCTGGACCTCCTGGCCGAGCGCATCCAGGGATACGACGGCCCGCCCCGGGTCGTGGAGACCCCGTACTCCCTGGTGGTGCGCGGCAGCACCCCGGCCCTCCCCGAGCGAAAGGGTTCCTGA
- a CDS encoding thymidylate synthase (PFAM: Thymidylate synthase~TIGRFAM: thymidylate synthase) — protein MTIPTPYEDLLREVMETGHAKGDRTGTGTRSLFGKQIRFDLSQGFPLITTKRVHTRSIILELLWFLRGDTNVRWLQERGVSIWDEWADENGDLGPVYGAQWRSWPTPDGGVIDQITDVVEQIRTNPDSRRLIVSAWNPADIPQMALAPCHALFQFEVHDGKLSCQLYQRSADLFLGVPFNIASYALLTHMVAQQTDLEVGDFVWTGGDCHIYDNHHEQVQRQLSREPFPSPRLRIARRPESILDYELEDIEILDYQHHKGIKAPVAV, from the coding sequence ATGACGATCCCCACCCCCTACGAGGACCTGCTGCGCGAGGTCATGGAGACCGGGCACGCCAAGGGCGACCGCACCGGCACCGGCACCCGCAGCCTCTTCGGCAAGCAGATCCGCTTCGACCTGTCGCAGGGGTTCCCGCTGATCACCACCAAGCGGGTGCACACCCGCTCGATCATCCTCGAGCTGCTGTGGTTCCTGCGCGGGGACACCAATGTGCGCTGGCTGCAGGAGCGCGGGGTGAGCATCTGGGACGAGTGGGCCGACGAGAACGGCGACCTCGGCCCCGTCTACGGCGCGCAGTGGCGCTCCTGGCCCACCCCCGACGGCGGCGTGATCGACCAGATCACCGACGTGGTCGAGCAGATCCGCACGAACCCGGACTCGCGGCGGCTGATCGTCTCCGCATGGAACCCGGCCGACATCCCGCAGATGGCGCTCGCGCCCTGCCACGCCCTGTTCCAGTTCGAGGTGCACGACGGGAAGCTCTCCTGCCAGCTGTACCAGCGCAGCGCCGACCTCTTCCTCGGCGTGCCCTTCAACATCGCCAGCTACGCGCTGCTCACCCACATGGTCGCCCAGCAGACCGATCTCGAGGTGGGCGACTTCGTGTGGACCGGCGGGGACTGCCACATCTACGACAACCACCACGAGCAGGTGCAGCGGCAGCTGTCCCGCGAGCCGTTCCCCTCCCCGAGGCTGCGGATCGCGCGCCGGCCGGAATCGATCCTCGACTACGAGCTCGAGGACATCGAGATCCTCGACTACCAGCACCACAAGGGCATCAAGGCCCCGGTGGCGGTATGA
- a CDS encoding dihydrofolate reductase (PFAM: Dihydrofolate reductase) translates to MSPAEERPQIAMIWAQARGGVIGAGGTMPWHLPEDLKHFSRTTTGSPVVMGRRTWESFPPKYRPLPGRTNIVITRDDELELPGAVRARSLPEALELAASVAGPGTTTWVIGGGAIYADAIGVAEQLVVTEIDLAVDGDTLAPRIPEDFTLAGADPAEGWHEGAGGLRYRILTYRR, encoded by the coding sequence ATGAGCCCGGCCGAGGAGCGCCCGCAGATCGCGATGATCTGGGCGCAGGCCCGCGGCGGCGTGATCGGGGCCGGCGGCACCATGCCCTGGCACCTGCCGGAGGACCTGAAGCACTTCTCCCGCACCACCACGGGCTCCCCCGTCGTGATGGGCCGGCGCACCTGGGAGTCCTTCCCGCCGAAGTACCGTCCCCTGCCGGGACGCACCAACATCGTCATCACCCGCGACGACGAGCTCGAGCTGCCCGGGGCGGTGCGGGCGCGCTCCCTGCCGGAGGCCCTCGAGCTCGCCGCCTCCGTCGCAGGCCCGGGCACCACCACCTGGGTGATCGGGGGCGGCGCGATCTACGCCGACGCGATCGGCGTCGCCGAGCAGCTGGTCGTCACCGAGATCGACCTCGCGGTGGACGGCGACACCCTGGCGCCCCGAATCCCCGAGGACTTCACCCTGGCCGGCGCCGATCCGGCGGAGGGCTGGCACGAGGGGGCCGGCGGCCTGCGCTACCGCATCCTCACCTACCGCCGCTGA
- a CDS encoding beta-xylosidase (TIGRFAM: Tat (twin-arginine translocation) pathway signal sequence) — MGTVSRRGLFAATAALSTAAGGTALGAGRADAAPPGAEPPPAPEFTEVSVHDPSVIVTDAGFHVFGSHLSAARSEDLLHWEGVADLVSHENPLFEDVTEELAEAFAWAGSETLWAADVSQTPDGRFRMYYCACEGSSPRSAMGTAIADDVEGPYRDEGIFLRSGMWDEPSEDGEIYDALVHPNAIDPHAFVDADGNHRLVYGSYSGGIFLLDLDPATGHPQPGQGYGIHLAGGNHARIEAPYILHSRRTGYYYLLLTFGGLDADGGYNVRVGRARDVQGPYLDPRGQDLREAKADPDLPLFDDASIEPFGATLVGNHRYADAAEDGPGSGYVSPGHVSAWSSPDEQDTYLFLHSRFPGTDELHQLRVHRIHFTRDGWPVVSPHRYAGELPAGAHGALPHRSALEGAWQVVEHGREISPEVPVSRSVQLHRNGRITGELTGRWRLEGGDRATVILDGETCSGVFTRGWRESAGAWTTTFTVLGPDGRSLWGTREA; from the coding sequence ATGGGAACCGTCTCTCGCCGCGGCCTGTTCGCCGCGACCGCCGCACTGTCCACCGCCGCCGGGGGCACCGCCCTGGGCGCCGGCCGGGCGGACGCCGCCCCACCGGGAGCGGAGCCGCCGCCGGCACCGGAGTTCACCGAGGTCTCGGTGCACGACCCGTCCGTGATCGTGACGGACGCCGGATTCCACGTGTTCGGATCGCACCTCTCCGCCGCCCGCAGCGAGGACCTGCTGCACTGGGAGGGCGTCGCCGACCTGGTCAGCCACGAGAACCCGCTGTTCGAGGATGTCACCGAGGAGCTCGCCGAGGCCTTCGCCTGGGCGGGCAGCGAGACCCTCTGGGCGGCCGACGTCAGCCAGACCCCGGACGGCCGCTTCCGCATGTACTACTGCGCCTGCGAGGGCTCCTCCCCGCGCTCCGCGATGGGCACCGCGATCGCCGACGACGTCGAGGGGCCGTACCGTGACGAGGGCATCTTCCTGCGCTCGGGCATGTGGGACGAGCCCAGCGAGGACGGCGAGATCTACGACGCCCTCGTCCACCCCAACGCGATCGACCCGCACGCCTTCGTCGACGCCGACGGGAACCATCGCCTGGTCTACGGCTCCTACTCCGGCGGGATCTTCCTGCTCGACCTCGACCCCGCGACCGGCCACCCGCAGCCCGGACAGGGCTACGGCATCCACCTCGCGGGCGGCAACCACGCCCGCATCGAGGCGCCCTACATCCTGCACTCGCGCCGCACCGGCTACTACTACCTGCTGCTCACCTTCGGCGGTCTCGACGCCGACGGCGGGTACAACGTGCGCGTGGGCCGGGCCCGCGACGTGCAGGGCCCCTACCTCGACCCGCGCGGGCAGGACCTGCGGGAGGCGAAGGCCGATCCCGACCTGCCGCTGTTCGACGACGCCTCGATCGAGCCGTTCGGCGCGACGCTGGTGGGCAACCACCGCTATGCGGATGCGGCCGAGGACGGCCCGGGCTCCGGCTATGTCTCGCCCGGCCACGTCTCCGCCTGGAGCAGCCCCGATGAGCAGGACACCTACCTGTTCCTGCACAGCCGGTTCCCCGGCACCGACGAGCTGCACCAGCTGCGCGTGCACCGGATCCACTTCACCCGCGACGGCTGGCCGGTGGTCTCCCCGCACCGCTACGCGGGCGAGCTGCCCGCCGGGGCACACGGCGCGCTGCCGCACCGCTCCGCGCTCGAGGGGGCGTGGCAGGTGGTGGAGCACGGCAGGGAGATCAGCCCCGAGGTGCCCGTGTCCCGCAGCGTGCAGCTGCACCGCAACGGCCGGATCACGGGCGAGCTCACCGGCCGCTGGCGGCTCGAGGGCGGGGACCGCGCGACGGTGATCCTCGACGGCGAGACCTGCTCCGGCGTGTTCACCCGCGGCTGGCGCGAGAGCGCCGGCGCATGGACCACCACCTTCACCGTGCTCGGACCGGACGGCCGCAGCCTCTGGGGCACCCGCGAGGCCTGA
- a CDS encoding carbohydrate ABC transporter membrane protein (PFAM: Binding-protein-dependent transport system inner membrane component) — MTAAANPITPTRPAEAAAAHVATPTPSRRRRKLDPFRVLAFVILAVLALAWLVPVAWAVLTSLKTEAEAAAMPVTLVPDSGFTLSAYKETLSEGKVPRWAWNSLLTSSLVTAITVVISALAGYALSRMTFTGRRLIITLTVASIMIPSQILIVPLFKLMLSLDLVDTYWGIILPQVVAAPMVFILMKFFDQIPKELEEAALMDGASRLRILWSIIVPLSRPILGAVAIFVFIGAWNNFLWPFIVINDADLMTLPVGLQTVISAYGIQYAQNMAQAVLAALPLIVVFLFFQRQIIKGISTTGIAGT; from the coding sequence ATGACCGCAGCAGCGAATCCGATCACCCCGACCCGCCCTGCCGAGGCCGCGGCCGCGCACGTCGCGACCCCCACCCCCTCGCGCCGACGCCGGAAGCTGGACCCGTTCCGCGTGCTGGCCTTCGTCATCCTCGCGGTGCTGGCCCTGGCCTGGCTGGTCCCGGTGGCGTGGGCGGTCCTCACCTCGCTGAAGACTGAGGCGGAGGCCGCCGCGATGCCGGTGACGCTCGTGCCGGACAGCGGCTTCACGCTCTCCGCCTACAAGGAGACCCTCAGCGAGGGGAAGGTGCCGCGCTGGGCGTGGAACAGCCTGCTGACCTCCTCGCTGGTCACCGCGATCACCGTGGTGATCTCCGCGCTCGCCGGGTACGCCCTCTCGCGCATGACGTTCACGGGACGCCGCCTCATCATCACGCTGACGGTCGCCTCGATCATGATCCCCAGCCAGATCCTCATCGTGCCGCTGTTCAAGCTGATGCTCTCGCTGGACCTGGTGGACACCTACTGGGGCATCATCCTGCCGCAGGTGGTCGCGGCCCCGATGGTGTTCATCCTGATGAAGTTCTTCGACCAGATCCCCAAGGAGCTGGAGGAGGCGGCGCTCATGGACGGCGCGAGCCGGCTGCGCATCCTGTGGAGCATCATCGTGCCGCTGTCGCGGCCCATCCTCGGTGCGGTGGCGATCTTCGTGTTCATCGGCGCGTGGAACAACTTCCTGTGGCCGTTCATCGTCATCAACGACGCGGACCTCATGACCCTCCCGGTCGGTCTGCAGACGGTGATCAGCGCCTACGGCATCCAGTACGCGCAGAACATGGCCCAGGCGGTGCTCGCCGCGCTGCCGCTGATCGTGGTGTTCCTGTTCTTCCAGCGCCAGATCATCAAGGGCATCTCCACCACCGGCATCGCCGGCACCTGA
- a CDS encoding carbohydrate ABC transporter membrane protein (PFAM: Binding-protein-dependent transport system inner membrane component) gives MTTTEGLAPPSGAARPAPTSADGASSSELRRRRRRADNLRGWLYCLPFLAAFVLFLIWPTIYGFWMSLTGTSLAGTKTGFVGLENYAEAFSDPYVWSSLLNTVWFTVLSAVPLVIVALVFAVLVNIGLPGQWFWRLSFFMPYLLASTVASQFWVWMYNPQLGLINTVLGWFGITGPAWLQDPNLAMLAVVVMTVWWTVGFNFLLYLTALQNIPDHLYEAAALDGAGRWRRLVSITLPQLAPTTVLVLVLQMLASLKVFDQIYQMTDGGPGGDTRPILLYVYEVGFTGYRLGYASAISYIFFFLIIIVSIAYMVISSRRSVKA, from the coding sequence ATGACCACCACTGAAGGTCTCGCCCCGCCGAGCGGTGCCGCACGACCCGCCCCCACCTCCGCCGACGGCGCGAGCAGCTCCGAGCTGCGTCGCCGACGCCGCCGCGCGGACAACCTGCGCGGCTGGCTGTACTGCCTGCCGTTCCTGGCCGCCTTCGTGCTGTTCCTCATCTGGCCCACGATCTACGGGTTCTGGATGAGCCTGACCGGCACCAGCCTCGCCGGCACCAAGACCGGTTTCGTCGGCCTGGAGAACTACGCCGAGGCGTTCTCGGATCCGTACGTGTGGAGCAGCCTGCTGAACACGGTGTGGTTCACCGTGCTCTCCGCGGTCCCGCTGGTGATCGTCGCGCTCGTGTTCGCGGTGCTGGTGAACATCGGGCTGCCCGGGCAGTGGTTCTGGCGGCTGTCCTTCTTCATGCCGTACCTGCTGGCCTCCACCGTGGCCTCCCAGTTCTGGGTGTGGATGTACAACCCGCAGCTGGGCCTGATCAACACGGTGCTGGGCTGGTTCGGCATCACCGGACCGGCGTGGCTGCAGGACCCGAACCTCGCGATGCTCGCCGTGGTCGTGATGACCGTGTGGTGGACCGTCGGGTTCAACTTCCTGCTGTACCTCACGGCGCTGCAGAACATCCCCGACCACCTCTACGAGGCGGCGGCGCTGGACGGCGCCGGGCGCTGGCGCCGGCTGGTCTCGATCACCCTCCCGCAGCTGGCGCCCACCACCGTGCTGGTGCTCGTGCTGCAGATGCTCGCCTCGCTGAAGGTGTTCGACCAGATCTACCAGATGACCGACGGCGGGCCCGGGGGCGATACCCGGCCGATCCTGCTGTACGTCTACGAGGTCGGCTTCACCGGCTACCGCCTGGGCTACGCCTCGGCCATCTCGTACATCTTCTTCTTCCTGATCATCATCGTCTCCATCGCGTACATGGTGATCTCGTCCCGACGGAGCGTGAAGGCATGA
- a CDS encoding carbohydrate-binding protein (PFAM: Bacterial extracellular solute-binding protein) → MKHSSTFSTATQRRLGRRSFLRGAGGLGAAGGIAALAGCGSASAAEEISFWHLLSGPDGVTMGELLADYMTTEGAGDVTQTVLGWGAPYYTKLAMASAGGRAPDIAVMHSARVPGYAPGGLLDAWDLDLLGEFGVHKEDFPELIWDKMEVEGQLLNIALDSHPFVLYYNTDIADEAGVLDSDGLLLPTETPEDFRDLALELSGAAPSGYGLSFGWLGDGMNQWRMFYTYYTQMGGTMELPEGGTMQYQEEIAIDAIEWILSLIDGEAGNPSHDGGTAISEFATGGSGAFFGGVWEIGSYRDEGVPFDMTMVPGVFGPPTAYADSHSFVLPFQSSPDPERRRAVHAMVAYILKNSLAWADAGHIPAYAPVVEDPAYQSLEPQSHYADAIDHLVYDPPAWFTGSGSDFSTYFGNTMQNVWARRTDPLEGWNAFVARIDDLLAKPSPM, encoded by the coding sequence ATGAAGCACAGCAGCACCTTCTCGACGGCGACGCAGCGGCGTCTGGGTCGCCGCTCCTTCCTGCGCGGCGCCGGGGGCCTCGGCGCGGCCGGAGGGATCGCCGCCCTGGCCGGCTGCGGCAGCGCCTCCGCCGCCGAGGAGATCTCCTTCTGGCACCTGCTCTCCGGACCCGACGGCGTGACCATGGGCGAGCTGCTGGCCGACTACATGACCACCGAGGGCGCCGGCGACGTCACCCAGACCGTGCTCGGCTGGGGCGCTCCGTACTACACGAAGCTCGCGATGGCCTCGGCCGGCGGGCGCGCCCCGGACATCGCCGTGATGCACTCGGCCCGCGTGCCCGGCTACGCGCCCGGCGGTCTGCTGGACGCCTGGGACCTCGACCTGCTCGGCGAGTTCGGCGTGCACAAGGAGGATTTCCCCGAGCTCATCTGGGACAAGATGGAGGTCGAGGGCCAGCTGCTGAACATCGCGCTGGACTCCCACCCCTTCGTCCTCTACTACAACACCGACATCGCCGACGAGGCCGGCGTGCTGGACAGCGACGGCCTGCTCCTGCCCACCGAGACCCCCGAGGACTTCCGGGACCTCGCCCTCGAGCTCTCCGGCGCGGCCCCCAGCGGATACGGCCTGTCCTTCGGCTGGCTGGGCGACGGCATGAACCAGTGGCGGATGTTCTACACGTATTACACCCAGATGGGCGGCACCATGGAGCTGCCCGAGGGCGGGACCATGCAGTACCAGGAGGAGATCGCGATCGACGCGATCGAATGGATCCTCTCCCTCATCGACGGCGAGGCGGGCAATCCCAGCCATGACGGCGGCACCGCGATCTCCGAGTTCGCCACCGGCGGCAGCGGCGCCTTCTTCGGAGGGGTCTGGGAGATCGGCAGCTACCGCGACGAGGGCGTGCCCTTCGACATGACGATGGTGCCGGGCGTGTTCGGACCGCCCACGGCCTACGCCGATTCGCACTCCTTCGTGCTGCCCTTCCAGAGCTCCCCCGATCCGGAGCGGCGCCGCGCCGTGCACGCCATGGTCGCCTACATCCTCAAGAACTCGCTCGCCTGGGCGGATGCGGGCCACATCCCGGCCTACGCCCCGGTGGTGGAGGACCCGGCCTACCAGTCGCTCGAGCCGCAGTCCCACTACGCCGACGCGATCGATCACCTCGTCTACGACCCGCCGGCCTGGTTCACCGGCTCGGGCAGCGACTTCAGCACGTACTTCGGCAACACCATGCAGAACGTGTGGGCGCGCCGCACCGACCCCCTCGAGGGCTGGAACGCCTTCGTCGCCCGTATCGATGACCTGCTCGCCAAGCCGAGCCCGATGTGA
- a CDS encoding ABC-type sugar transport system, permease component (PFAM: Binding-protein-dependent transport system inner membrane component): MATIETNRRRRTGVSGAAPAPRMKASGQTFTRVTGIFLIIAAIIWLIPSLFAIKTSLTDNGVAALGAQEILTDLSPTLESYVGLLQQGDIWNWYLSSFVTSVITAALTLLFASMAAFALSRLQFRGRAAIYLLIIMGLMIPSQVLIVPLFQELRVMQLLNTYWAVILPQVPSVIAVFIFKQFFDGIPKELEEAARVDGAGLWRIYWGVIMPLSRPVTAAVAILTFVWTWNNLLLPLFVLSNPNLMTIPVGLATVQGSFGLRYADIQAGAILAALPLVVLYMFFQRQIVEGVTGSGLKG; the protein is encoded by the coding sequence ATGGCCACGATCGAGACCAATCGTCGTCGGCGCACCGGCGTCTCCGGCGCCGCTCCGGCCCCGCGCATGAAAGCCAGCGGGCAGACCTTCACCCGCGTCACCGGCATCTTCCTGATCATCGCCGCGATCATCTGGCTGATCCCGAGCCTGTTCGCGATCAAGACCTCGCTGACCGACAACGGCGTGGCCGCGCTCGGCGCCCAGGAGATCCTCACCGACCTCAGCCCCACCCTGGAGTCCTACGTCGGCCTGCTCCAGCAGGGCGACATCTGGAACTGGTACCTCTCCAGCTTCGTGACCTCGGTGATCACCGCGGCGCTGACCCTGCTGTTCGCGTCGATGGCGGCGTTCGCGCTCTCACGCCTGCAGTTCCGGGGGCGCGCCGCGATCTACCTGCTGATCATCATGGGGCTGATGATCCCGAGCCAGGTGCTGATCGTGCCGCTGTTCCAGGAGCTGCGCGTGATGCAGCTGCTGAACACCTACTGGGCCGTGATCCTCCCGCAGGTCCCCTCGGTCATCGCGGTGTTCATCTTCAAGCAGTTCTTCGACGGGATCCCCAAGGAGCTCGAGGAGGCCGCGCGGGTCGACGGCGCCGGGCTGTGGCGGATCTACTGGGGCGTGATCATGCCGCTCTCGCGCCCGGTGACGGCGGCCGTGGCGATCCTGACCTTCGTGTGGACGTGGAACAACCTGCTGCTGCCGCTGTTCGTGCTGTCCAACCCGAACCTCATGACCATCCCGGTGGGCCTCGCCACCGTGCAGGGCAGCTTCGGCCTCCGCTACGCGGACATCCAGGCCGGCGCGATCCTCGCCGCCCTCCCGCTGGTGGTGCTGTACATGTTCTTCCAGCGCCAGATCGTGGAGGGCGTGACCGGCTCCGGCCTGAAGGGCTGA
- a CDS encoding permease component of ABC-type sugar transporter (PFAM: Binding-protein-dependent transport system inner membrane component) → MTTMSPTAAPAGRAPAASARQGGKVLRRTPQAWLFLAPFAVIHLAFMVGPMIWMIVASFFNTSTVRSGLGSFAGLDNYKEMFARDDFWSSLWHTLQFTLYTVPPLVVLSFVLAVLTNRMARGQWFFRLAFFLPFILPSATISLIWVFIFTPTSGLWSLPATLLGLDPGAGVLSSPSTAMIGIAIATVWWTIGFNFVLYLAGLQEIPRELYEAAAVDGATPWQQIRRVTVPLLNRTTGLVILLQIIASLKIFDQVYLMTSGGPGISTQVSLGLITNTAFTDNRVGAASAASVLLFLIILVIAILQQIVSRIGTKREEAS, encoded by the coding sequence ATGACCACGATGTCTCCGACCGCAGCTCCCGCCGGGCGGGCACCGGCCGCGAGCGCCCGGCAGGGCGGCAAGGTGCTGCGCCGCACCCCGCAGGCCTGGCTGTTCCTCGCCCCCTTCGCCGTCATCCACCTGGCCTTCATGGTCGGGCCGATGATCTGGATGATCGTGGCGAGCTTCTTCAACACCTCGACCGTGCGCTCCGGGCTCGGATCGTTCGCGGGCCTGGACAACTACAAGGAGATGTTCGCCCGCGACGACTTCTGGTCCTCGCTGTGGCACACGCTCCAGTTCACGCTCTACACCGTGCCGCCGCTCGTGGTGCTCTCCTTCGTGCTGGCGGTGCTCACCAACCGCATGGCGCGCGGCCAGTGGTTCTTCCGCCTGGCGTTCTTCCTGCCGTTCATCCTCCCCTCGGCGACGATCTCCCTGATCTGGGTCTTCATCTTCACGCCGACCTCCGGGCTGTGGTCCCTCCCGGCGACGCTGCTCGGCCTGGACCCCGGCGCCGGCGTGCTGTCCAGCCCGAGCACCGCGATGATCGGCATCGCGATCGCGACGGTCTGGTGGACGATCGGGTTCAACTTCGTGCTCTACCTGGCCGGCCTGCAGGAGATCCCGCGCGAGCTCTACGAGGCGGCGGCGGTCGACGGGGCCACGCCCTGGCAGCAGATCCGACGCGTCACCGTGCCCCTGCTGAACCGCACCACCGGCCTGGTGATCCTCCTGCAGATCATCGCGAGCCTGAAGATCTTCGACCAGGTGTACCTGATGACCTCCGGCGGGCCGGGCATCTCGACGCAGGTCTCCCTCGGCCTGATCACGAACACGGCGTTCACGGACAACCGGGTCGGTGCGGCCTCCGCCGCGTCGGTGCTGCTGTTCCTGATCATCCTGGTGATCGCGATCCTCCAGCAGATCGTCAGCCGCATCGGCACCAAGCGTGAGGAGGCCTCCTGA